CTGTCCATCTCTGAATGTCTCTTATGTGCATCTCTGTCGGTCAGAAATTAAATTCTAAGTATCTTCCGGTGATGTAAGGTATCACAGGCACgtttttttcataatgtgtgTGCACAGATTATAAATTCTTACCCTCGAACTTCACAAATCACTTAGTTTGTTGCCTCAAACAAGTGTTGAATTATTGTAGCAGTGAAAACTGAAGTTACAGGCTGTTGTAGTTTTAGAGCgttatgtttaaatatatagGTGCCCATGAAATACATAATTCATCCCATTTAATCCATACAGTACAGTTTTGATGCTGCAATGGTTAGTTTTAGCAATGTgagcaaatgttttgttttttccccatctATCTTTAGCTGTTGGCTGCACATGTGTCAATGCGTGATGCAAAATAAACCAAGTTTTCAGATTGTAGATAATCTTCTGGCTTGACCGCTGTCTTGTGTGGATTTTGGACCGAGATGCAGGGAAATACTTGaggttttcatattttaaatacgATGTTGTGTTTCTGCTCCATTAATCATGTCACACAAGTGATtgatttgagaaaataatttatttgaagTTACAAATTGCTAATTCATATCCATTTAGCCTCCTCACTGAACCTGCatcttaaacaaacaaacgctgTGAATGAACTTGGTTTGAAGTGTTACTGAGCAAAAGCAAGAGTAGTTTTGTAAATTGTGCTTTTAGAGACTTTTCCACATGTATCacataacataatataacaaataaagaaaaaaaaaactgcagggaCGATGCACCAGCAGTTCAAGCAGTGACAAAAGTACTTTACATTAAGGCAGCTGTTTGATTAAATACATATTAGCAATAGGTTTCaactttcaacaacaacaacctgcagagGTACAAACAGTCCAGAGAGTTGCTGCATGTTGGAAATCAAACTGGTGAGTACTTCCAGGctaatgtgtttctttgttctGTTTCCACCCTATAAACAACACTGTGAATGTTATCTGTGTGTTGCAGCATTTAGAGAAAGAACAGACTAACAGTGCCAAGTttttgcaaagttttttttttaaacttgtgtAACATTCACATTATTAAACTggaataataaatacaaaacgaATACAGAAGAAATATTCAACAATTTTAAATCACACTGATCACTTGATAATATGTAGTCTGCTGTGCTGTTAAGCGACTGCACAGTCTATATTTCAGATTATAGAGATTGTTGTCCACTGTGCTCATAGCCAGAATGAGATATTGCCACAATACAATAAAGTATAGAGACTCACCGCTGGTCATCCAAACTGACTACGGTGTCTCACACACGATACGGTGTACACATGGTGAAAATATTCCGGTGGCAAGATGCCATCTGATGCATTTAAGCTTCACATTCTCATCCACTGATGAAATGGTTTGGACTAACGTCTCTATCAACCAGACACTCCTGCAGTTAAAACTTAAACAAGCTCAAGACGGGTTAGACTCTTAGGATATACAGCAGCCTATAAGTGACAAGCAAAAGTTTTCTTTGGTATCAGTTTCACAGAATTATGGCAGTTTTTGTTGCGGAACGTTGAAGTCGACGCTCTCGGACGAGTGAGCGGAGTTTCCACGGTTTCCGCAGGTATAACGCTGGTCGCTGGAGGCATCTAATGGCTCTGAACACCTTCAGTGTCGTAACTCCCACAGATATAAGGCTCAGTTGTTAATTTCCTGGGTAGATTCAAGGGCTGTAAACCATCAGAACAACCACTAAATAACAGGCATTGCTACAGCTTGTCAACAGTAGAACAAAACTAGACGAAGGATAGAAGTTATCCAGTTAGTTTTTGGCCACTTAAACTTTCATAAtctattaatatatatatatatatatatataaatgtttgcTTAAAGTTGCAGCATCTGACTCATATTTGTCATTTCTGCCCCGGTATGCCATGATGTGAACCTCTGACATTAACTATGAGCTGCGATCAGAAGACgtttgagaaagagaaaaggattATGCAGCCGTATAAAGTTGAAAGCTTCTCATAAAGTAAAAGTGAATCTTTGgcattactgtacatttatcaTCCGTTCGAGTGACGTATTTGGCAACAAGGCACTTAGGTTGAGTACACTTAAAACATGATGGTGGATTCAGCTTGTTAGACTGCTGTACTTCCTTCAaacttcaaatatttaaaacagtgtttctcaattttttttatatcaaaggacccctaaactgaaacaaaagtcTGAGAAATACTTGTTCACTTGTGTTTAGTCTTTCTGCTCATACAGGTTTCCTGTAGGGGGACATTAATTCCCTGACCTGCTTAACCCTTTAGGAGAAGAAGGAGTGTACTTCCCCTTtaaactgtctgtgtgtaatgTCAGTCAGTTCCATAGAAGGGAATGTTTACTTCTTTATCAACCTCATTAACAATATGCCTCTTGAGAGGATGAATTTGATTAATATCATTGTAGAAATTGAGTAGAATTGAGAAGCATTTGGCTCCGAATGAGGGGAGATCGATGCCAACTGGGTCAAAGTGGCACTAATTCCAGAGACTCTCCCTGTTTGGCTTCAGACAGCAGGTTAAAGGGTATAAAAGCTTTTGGAAGACAGCAAATGGGTTGGTCTGTTTTTCCCTCTCCAGGAAAATGGAGGCAGGCCAATGTTCTGGTTTTTCCTACTAATTACATGCAGAGGACCCCAAATGACAAACAATTATTGTGTGCGTATCCAGagcctgatatatctcattcctctgtgccgtagacctctgctgctgtcacccaaaaactattaaaaacacgtcaatgagccaaAGCGCTGCGCTGCGTGACATGATCTTTGTCCCCGAagagctgtagttttttttagaGTTGACTCCAAAGACCAATAACAGTGTCAAGTTTGCACATTCAAAACGCATCAACACACTCTGCTGCAAATCTGACGAGCTTCAGTCCGGTCAGTGTCTTCGTGTCAGCCGTCAGGAATTTAATGTCATCTTCAAGTTCTccatttgtgtcttttcttaAGGCCACCATATATCAGAAGAAGCGGTTTGTTTTAATGACAGTGAGAACAAAACAGACAGGATTAAATGGAGGTTTTGTGTAGTGATATGTATCATTTGCATGTGATATTGTGAATAAAAAGGTCATACATGTGTGTGAGTAGTTAAATTTGTCCGTTTCTGCCTTATTTCTAAACGGCAAGGTCGTCAGCTCTCGTTCGGCTGCTTGTTCCGCTGGTTTTGCTTAATCTGCGTTTGTCTTTCTGATAGAGCCCTCCATTTTGGATCTGAGGGCAGCTGATCTCCCTGGTCCCAGGGTTGTAGCAGCCAATGTCGGCCCTCAGGTATTCGTCGTCTTGGATCTGACCGTTGCCGGTCTTCTGCCATGCGGGTGAGTAGGAGTTCATCTGGAGGAAATTTTCGTCTTCCGCAGAGGAGGCCATTTTGTGCTTCTCGGTGGCCATGTTGTCTGAGTTTTGTTGGTCAGCTAAGCGGTGGTTGGGGAAAGGGAGTGACAGGAAGTGCGAGGAGCCAGTCACACATTGGTTGAAATCTGGAGGCGGCGTTGATGGTGgcggaggagacagagagagctgcCGAGCCGGCGAAGCATTGGCGGGAGTGACGGTCCTCCTGGAGAAGAGTAATCGCCTGCAACAAAGAGGTTCATACAATTTTTACCATAAAGAATTAGATTAATAGTGAATATGAAcggtgaaagaggttttcctcgctgtaatcattcctcctgttcatctgttcataccggctattaaaagatcctcttcaaacgtgctttcaatataagtgatggaggccaaaatcctcagtgtgtccacacagtcattttgtgcaaaaacggatttaaaagttgatgtgaagcttatatgaggcttcagcagtctgagttagtcatatcaagtggatatctgctacatttatagtctttttagcatcaaattccctctttgtgtttccctgttgagctgcggtggaagtatagtaacaaaaagagggactttggcactaaaaagactgtaacattgaaagatatctacttgatttgactcatttggacgctgaagctttatattagcttcagataaacttttaaatacatttatgcacagaaggaggactgtggattttctgtgcattatgaagggatcttctaatggtcagtatgaacaggaggaatgattatggcaagaaaaaatctgtttcaatgttaatttgggctcctgactgttgttttaagacagacttggaaaactgtgaacctgtcctttaactgcACCATGAGCTACAGTACGAGGTTGTGAAACGATGGTATGCATAACTGTAGAACCCATATGTGAGGCTGATATTAAGTTGTAAAAGTATTTGAAGTTGGCTAATCATACTCAGAAGACGTGGGCAGTCATGTCTCAGGTCAGCAGGCTATTTGTCTCACACAGTTTGGTCTTAAAGGTTATTGACAGGAAGTAAAAGCTGAATCACTGAAGGCTTAAAATAGTTACAGGACTCGTAACTGTAGGAAATGTACTTCTTAAGATGTTGCaagagctttgtttttttatcctaTTTGAAAAAAACTAATACAAAGAGCTTCTCCACCTAAATAAGCAATACAAATCCTTATATTTCTATAGCCCACACGTGAATACCTTTCACTCTTTACTAATAACATGAACCCAAAACACCACAACATAACCATATCCCCTTCCTTAAACTGGGAGCATGTGACAAAGTAATAATCGGAATATAAAAGTTCACTCACTCTGGTTTTGCATCTTTAAACTAGACTGTAGCAGTTTACAGACACATTAAAGTCCACTTCCTCTCAAAAATgagttttgcttattgttacttcacttggatgtttgagcttcactgtgcagagtctgttttcacattcatctgctgaaggtgcTCACGTTTCACCTTAAATGTGAGTTAAAGACGTGTGTACATACGaacaggatttgtgacatcacaacaagtctggagccaatcatggtccagtattttatttatacaagtgtgatgttgaaactGAGAATGTGCAGCCAGTGCACGTACATTAAGAATAGACTAACTTATGTAAataagagacatcttgtgtaCAGCTggaagatgatttttttttagtgaggGAGTAgttatgcttttaatttaacCAGTTATTATTCAAGACGTCATGCTCTGAGCTTGTATCACAGGTTTTACTGTGTCCAAGCTGCGATAACCCTGATGACTCCTCATGATGAGTAAATTTACCTTCATATGTAAAACCAGTGGAGTCCAATTGCATATTGCCTACGACTGACAGCAtacattttaagatttatttcCTCCCATTTAAATGTAGCCTCAGTTCTCATCTGTTTCAATCAAGTTTAAAAATCAACTTGAACATTTATATCATCTATTGTAAAAAAAGGACTGATGACAGAAGTGTTGCACTGGTTTAAGGTTAAGGTTGAACACTGCGGGTGTGCAGTCAGACACAAAGAGCACGAGATGAAGAGATCCCATCCAATTAATAGTTTATTGTGAAGTTTGAATATTGAAGATGATTGATAGCTTATTTTCTATATTGACACAGTCAAACAAAGGAGCTGAAGGTCCAGAAAAGGATTCACACCAGAACCTCGTCCTCTTTTATGGGCTGctcacttcctcctccctcctgcacTGGCAGGTTAACCCTTTCAGTCTCACTCTTCTCAACATCtatgtcttcattttttttgaaaTGAGATTATTTTTGCTTGGCTGGGAGAGGAAAAAGGTCTGCTGGTGCTTTCAAATAAACAATTCGAACAAAAGGCTGTTTTGTTGTAAAACTCAAATCTCAAAAATGGCAATAAGTGACAATGAACGTTATAATTTTAGATTGTTGTTCAGCAGCAGATATTAGGTCTTGCATTTCAAAGCTTCCTTTAACTAACAGACAACAAACAATTATGAACTTTGACTGATAAATATGTTGGAATATTTATGTCAGATTTGTATCAAAACTACAAGTTGATTTCCATAAGGTAAAAGCACAATCTGAAACTAATGGATGTCTGGAAAATAGTTAAGAATAGTCTATACTTGTGGTCTGTAAGTTGTGCTGACGATGGCTCTTTGGCTGAAATGTTCACTTTTTGTCCCATTTTTCACTGCGTTGCTTTTTGCAGATAGATTCTTTTGCATCTTCCAGTTTTTCATCAGCATGCAGGAAATCTTTTTTATGAAATGTGTCTGGAAAATAGGAAATTACTCTAAAAATCCAGATGCAAATTGACGACATCCAGAAACAGCACCCCTGGTTGGTTTTATTAGTTTGACATATAATGACAGACGACACTCTTATTCTTAAACTAACTGCAGTCATGTTGGTAATATGCAGTTCCCACCTGCAGCAGTGTCTCCATGCCAGGTGATACAGTTCCAGGACACTGAGGACCAGAGAGACCCCCGACACAGCCAACATAAACACTatgaagacatttttctctgttggTCTGGAGACATAACAGTTGACTGGATGTGGACACGGCCtggcctgagagagagagagagagagcagagagaaaacgACTGCAGGTCTGAATACGATGTTttataaattcattttaaaataatgttttgatatatatatatttttttacctgGCAGACATACAGAGGATTGAGGAAGATCCCATACAGGAAGTACTGGAGACAAAGAAACACCACCTGTATGGAGGCCAGTCACAGTCAGCTACATTCATTTATAGTTTTATACGCACGTTTACAGGTTTTTTTCACCGCCTCTTTCTTTTACTTCCCTTCTCTATTTACCTCAGTTTCTGTCAGTATACTTTGGTTCAAATATGACGtcattatattaaaatgttatataatatcctgtaatgtcatatataattgAATATTTGATTAGAAGATAAGATTCTTGCGTAAGGCAATACAAAGTCATAAAACTATGAAATTATATACATGCAGTACAGAGTACACAgccattttctttttccaactgaaatcaaacagtatacatcattttacatcaaaaaatattaattaaaatctattttatagGACCAGTGGGCTGCACAACGCAGAAGCAAACCCCAAAGCTAAAAACTATTTTGGCTTATGCACCGAgtatttggtgtttttcatttttcatttgactgattaaGGCGCCATCTTTGAGTCCGGTATCCAGTTCTTATAATGCATCCATGGTCGCGAGTTTCCCATAAGGTCGATCAtctggctaacatgttagcaaatgtCTAtttacatccagcagacacagagcaacataagCAATCATTTTTAGTTGTATATCttgtagggatgtgcagagatcccagtatttgtatttgtacttgtatttgtatttgtatctgtatttgtatttgttgaggcagcaaaattatttgtatctgtatttgtattcgaataaaagtggaaagaggcttaaaaatcctgtttttgtttttattacacttttaattttagaaaattattatgattactgagctaaaactttactcatcacctcattgcagccAGACCTATCTATTtgtacacccataacacagacacagcacaccgtgtaacgtgtagggaggaacttcaaaggcaattattgattttcacttttcatttattgcctattttttacaccctaactttgtggaaaggagaaggggaacaacaggttatggagaggctttaagagcactttgcttgtgtcagtagctcaactttatctctggagaacacccccaacaaatactttttaaaatatttgtatgaaacaaatattcgtataaaacccactatttgtgctttgctgaataatgtatttgtattcaggcacacccctaatatcTTGTCACCTAATGACTTTAAGTCCAATACTAGTTctacttttagctctggtttggtcctcACCAACTcctctttagctgctagatgttCCCCTTGAACCAAACTGTAAATGAACCACAAAACCAaagcaatgagctgaaagaggctaaaattTGCAGTGGAGTTAATATTAGTATTCACCTCCATGATGCTTCGTATCAGTATACTCAAAACGTAGGTCTGCAGCAGCGCTCCCCTCAGACGGAGTCGACCCGTTATTggactttctcttttttcctttccttcgtccttctctcctttccttccgtgattctctcctcctccttctccccctcCCGGgtcctcctctccccctcccccgtctcccccttcctcctctctgctcctcttcttctcctctctgcgGACAATGTGCATGGCGTGGCCCATGTAGATCAGACTGGGAGTGGACACAAACACTATCTGGAGCACCTGGGAAGACATCGGGTGAgatttataattaaaaacatttcagttaaagGTTAATGAAGCAAAATCAAACCTAatttttagatgttttcttGCAGAAAGAGTTACTGTTCATAAATCTCAGATGTAGGAGTTTCTTTGAATGCATCagtttattttagatatttctGGTAGTGTTAATAGTAAACACACACTGGCCACCTTATTAGGATCACCTGTGCGatttaatgcaatccaatacaacagctctgccataaattctatttttacaaagcttacacattttcagtttttgttgacattgtcagaaaggtgattattctgctttgtgtttattattgatgttgtagtgggtggtggtggtgtactggagtgtatTATATTGGAAACTGCTCCTAATATTTTATCCATCacaggggacatattatgctttttctggttttctgttatttatatactgttatgatgtcagatgtcattGCTAAACATGGTttaagttccaaaacttgaggttaacttatgtaaaaatgctccctgttAGTCAAAAAGTTTTCTGAAtgccttgtttttcttttcttgttggCACATCGTCCATGCCcatgtgctgtttttttgtccgctctcatatttcggatcggattctgactcgaacatgtacagatgtccagtatttgagaagttgacgaGTGAAGAACGAGTCTGttgcatggtttgttgacgtagtCTCCTGAACGGCCTGAAGTTGGCCGTTACACAACTTCAGGAAATAACAATCAGAGCAGAGTTGGCTCACctggaggcgggccttaaagagacaggagctaaatcagcctgtttcagacagaggctgaactgaggggctgcataaagggtcagtataagataaataaggagttttttgaactgtaaaacatgcaaagatattccagtagagccccattATTAAATATATAGGCCTGAAAATTTGCATAATATGTCCCTTtaaaattcatcctctgggaattGTTGAGTTCTGGATAAAAGCCATGCTGCTAGCCTGCCTAAAAATGATCAGTAATACTATAAAGTATGAGTGTTTACCACCGCAACAGGCCTTTATTTAAGTTGATATTACACCCAAATAACAGCATCAACTATATGTCTCATTCATCTGTATGTTCTCCCTTGCTGCAGACATTAAGGTGTCTTACCCAGTATCGTATATGCGCTATAGGGAATGCTTGGTCATAACAGACGTTCTCGCAACCGGGCTGTTCAGTGTCACAGTCAAAATCTTCCTGTTCGTCACCCCACGATGACTCAGCAGCCGTCCCGAGTACCAGGATACGGAAGATAAACAGGATGGTCAGCCACACCTGTggagcaaaaaaacacaaaaaggtaCATCAAGCACACATGTCAAAGAATATGGGAATAAATATGGTATTCAAATAAGGATAATTTTCAATAATCTTgcttcaaatatgaaataacttctgtgaaaaaaaacattaattaatgattGGTCATCTTATTTTGAGGGAGattttttagaatattttagaCTTAAACAATATCTGAAGCATTTCTAAGATGTATTAAAATGTCGCACATGAACATAAACTTAATATCTGTTTATTATAAGAAGACTCAGACACCAGGGTCTGGAATACCCAAAATAAACAGGATGATGTGGAAATATAttgatgtttaatttatatTGAGCGTGTGTATATGTCTGAGGAAGTCTGGAAGACTGGTGCCTCGCTGCTGCCCTGGCATGCAACTTGtgtataaatgtttgtgtgtggttatgtgtgtgtgtgtttttgtgtgatacCTTGCCAATGGAGGTAGAGTGTTCTTGCACTTCCTCAAGGAAGTTTCCCAGCAGGCTCCAGTCGGCCATAATCAATCACAGCTCAGCACAGATTTCTCAGTATCACTCAGCAGGTTTCAAGATTCACCTGAGGAACAGAGCGTATGGGTTTCATAGCTGCGACTGGGTCAGGTGGTGCATTGATTAGTTTATGAGATTAGGTCTTAGGAACTCATGCCTGCtttatttcaacaaaataagttatataaacacacaaatactctGTTCATGTTTATGATTTATGTACCCGAAATGTGAAAAAGCAGAGGAAAATTTAAGGAAAGCTCAAAAAGTAAACAACATgtctttttgcttcattttgcAAGTTAATAACTTAGAATATATTTCTGAGAACAGACCAGTGTGACTTGGATTATCGCACACAAAACTTAGAAATGTTCAAACTTACAGTCATTTGCATCCAAATTAGTTTAAATAGTCCAAATAGTTCACAGTAGAGCTGATAAATGTGTTGGATGTGCAATTGTGATATGCTATTAAAGACTCAGGTGCACAGATTTAATTTGTCTCTGATTGACTGTACATGTTGCAAATGGGGACCCTGAAGTAAAAAGATTATATTGTTGTTAAGTTTTTCATGGCAGCTCAAGAGAAGCAAGTAATATTTCTAGAAAATAATCTGCTATTGAACAATTGACGAATACAGTTTGTGCCTATTGTTTAATGTAATGTCGGTTTTTTGCTATGAGTCCTTTTATCATCTTCACCCTATGATCCCTCTCTCCACCCCGGCCCCCGACCCCATTAATAAAAACGTCTATGCCCGTGTCTTAGTTTAGCTTCACTCTCGCTTTCCCACACTCCCCCCTCTGTCTGCCTCTGGGGAAGGAAAACTACGTCTACTGTAAACACTGCtggtaccacacacacacacacacacacacacacacacaaacacacaaacagcattttattaATGCATTGTATACTACTActtctattttttctctgtaaaatacaaacaagactaaaagtttCTGCTAAGCCGTAATTTCTCAGGGACAGATTTGATACTGGACAGTGATTGGCTCCGAattgtttgtgatgtcacaaatcagatttaagatgagcacagagaaactttgcCCTCTTGAgcaactctgcacatacatcattctgcacagagaagctcgaACATCCGAATGAACAATGAGAGGAAACACATTATTGAGAGGAGGGGTACATTAAACGTCTAATTCACTGCAGCAGAATTAATCACattgatttgtttcattttgtctttaaccAGAACAAACATCACTGACCATTTCATTTCACTATAGATGCTGTCTTTTCTCTGTCTAT
This genomic interval from Thunnus thynnus chromosome 14, fThuThy2.1, whole genome shotgun sequence contains the following:
- the LOC137197338 gene encoding gap junction alpha-5 protein-like, producing the protein MADWSLLGNFLEEVQEHSTSIGKVWLTILFIFRILVLGTAAESSWGDEQEDFDCDTEQPGCENVCYDQAFPIAHIRYWVLQIVFVSTPSLIYMGHAMHIVRREEKKRSREEEGGDGGGGEEDPGGGEGGGENHGRKGEKDEGKEKRESPITGRLRLRGALLQTYVLSILIRSIMEVVFLCLQYFLYGIFLNPLYVCQARPCPHPVNCYVSRPTEKNVFIVFMLAVSGVSLVLSVLELYHLAWRHCCRRLLFSRRTVTPANASPARQLSLSPPPPSTPPPDFNQCVTGSSHFLSLPFPNHRLADQQNSDNMATEKHKMASSAEDENFLQMNSYSPAWQKTGNGQIQDDEYLRADIGCYNPGTREISCPQIQNGGLYQKDKRRLSKTSGTSSRTRADDLAV